The following are from one region of the Stanieria sp. NIES-3757 genome:
- a CDS encoding Ubiquinone biosynthesis hydroxylase, UbiH/UbiF/VisC/COQ6 family: MALKQQISSKDTESNTFDCDLVIVGGGIVGATLASALKDSGLKIIIVEANPLEVVASRRQAYALSLLSGRIYEGIGVWSKILPKIAKFRNIRLSDADYPQIVKFNRAELDTEFLGYVAEHKVVLTALQEFIAHCPNVSWLCPAEVIEVDSQNSFSEIKINLNGTTKTIKTKLIIGADGARSRIRNLAGIKTRGWKYWQSCVAFTIKHTAPQNDIAFERFWHTGPMGILPLPGNRCQIVWTHPHAEAKAIQQLDEQEFIQKLHYYTGGLLGEIELVSDRAVFPVQLMQCDRYVQSRLALIGDAAHCCHPVGGQGLNLGIRDAAALAQILREAHQQSEDIGELQVLKRYENWRKRENLTILGFTDFLDRTFSNSFLPIVVIRRFGLWLMNNCQPLKIFALKLMTGLKGRTPQLAQR; the protein is encoded by the coding sequence ATGGCACTAAAACAGCAAATTAGTAGTAAAGACACAGAATCTAATACTTTTGACTGCGATTTAGTTATTGTTGGTGGTGGTATTGTTGGTGCAACCTTAGCTTCCGCCTTAAAAGACTCTGGGTTGAAAATTATAATTGTTGAAGCCAACCCCTTAGAAGTAGTAGCTTCTAGAAGACAGGCTTATGCTTTATCGCTTCTTTCTGGACGCATTTATGAAGGAATAGGAGTATGGTCAAAAATTTTACCCAAAATAGCTAAATTTCGTAATATTAGACTTTCTGACGCTGATTATCCACAAATAGTTAAATTTAACCGAGCAGAATTAGATACAGAATTTCTAGGTTATGTTGCTGAACATAAAGTTGTTTTGACTGCTTTACAAGAATTTATTGCTCATTGTCCTAACGTTAGTTGGTTGTGTCCTGCGGAAGTAATCGAAGTTGATTCACAAAATTCTTTTAGCGAGATAAAAATTAACCTGAATGGTACAACCAAAACCATTAAAACTAAATTGATCATAGGAGCAGATGGAGCGCGATCGCGTATCCGTAATTTAGCAGGAATTAAAACTCGCGGTTGGAAATATTGGCAGTCTTGTGTGGCTTTTACCATCAAACACACTGCACCACAAAACGATATCGCTTTTGAAAGATTTTGGCACACTGGACCAATGGGAATCTTACCTCTACCAGGAAATCGCTGTCAAATTGTCTGGACTCATCCCCATGCCGAAGCTAAGGCGATACAGCAGTTGGACGAACAAGAATTTATTCAAAAACTCCATTACTATACAGGCGGTTTATTAGGTGAGATCGAATTAGTTAGCGATCGCGCTGTTTTTCCTGTACAATTAATGCAATGCGATCGCTATGTACAATCGAGACTAGCTTTAATAGGAGATGCTGCTCATTGTTGTCATCCTGTCGGTGGACAAGGATTAAACTTGGGTATTAGAGATGCAGCAGCTTTAGCTCAGATTTTACGAGAAGCTCATCAACAAAGTGAAGATATTGGAGAACTTCAAGTTTTAAAACGTTATGAAAATTGGCGTAAACGAGAAAATCTAACTATATTAGGATTTACTGACTTTTTAGACCGAACTTTCTCTAATAGTTTTCTTCCTATAGTAGTCATTCGTCGTTTTGGTTTATGGTTGATGAATAACTGTCAACCCCTAAAAATATTTGCCCTTAAATTGATGACAGGTTTAAAAGGTCGCACCCCGCAACTAGCGCAACGCTAG
- the pntA gene encoding pyridine nucleotide transhydrogenase alpha subunit, with the protein MTATATRRVETDQQLPQHSYKIGVLKEIYPDECRVAATPDTVKKLQKLGFDVLVQSGAGVTADFTDEAYRQAGCQIIEQAQALLEQADIILKVRPPQDEEAETFPAGKTLISFIWPAQNPELLDKLAARQATVLAMDAVPRISRAQKMDALSSMANIAGYRAVIEAANNFGRFFTGQITAAGKVPPAKVLVIGAGVAGLAAIGAARSLGAIVRAFDTRPVVKEQVESLGAEFLELDFEEDGTGQGGYAKIMSKEFIEAEMALFAEQAQDVDIIITTALIPGKPAPKLITTDMVESMKEGSVIVDLAAEQGGNCEVTKPGEIYSYNGVTIVGLTDLPSRMAAQSSQLYGTNLWHLLKDMGGANDYKVDYLDEVVRGALVLHEGKITWPPPKINNPSPTPNQTATTAATTVANQEEKQSSGQGLLWIAIASLALIGIGVGAPASFLSHFTVFVLACFVGWQIIWNVTPALHTPLMSVTNAISGIIIIGGMLQISGELSSPTTILGAIAILVGSINISGGFLVTQRMLKMFQK; encoded by the coding sequence ATGACAGCAACTGCAACAAGAAGAGTTGAAACTGACCAACAGCTACCGCAACATTCATATAAAATTGGCGTTTTGAAAGAAATCTATCCTGATGAATGCCGAGTGGCTGCTACACCTGATACAGTAAAAAAATTACAAAAATTAGGATTTGATGTTTTAGTTCAGTCAGGTGCAGGAGTAACTGCTGATTTTACAGACGAAGCTTATCGACAAGCAGGATGTCAAATTATCGAGCAGGCTCAAGCTCTTTTAGAGCAGGCTGATATCATTCTGAAAGTTCGTCCTCCTCAAGATGAGGAAGCAGAAACTTTTCCCGCAGGGAAAACTTTAATTAGTTTTATTTGGCCAGCACAAAATCCAGAGTTATTAGATAAATTGGCAGCTCGTCAAGCGACAGTTTTGGCAATGGATGCAGTACCGAGAATTAGTCGCGCTCAGAAAATGGACGCTCTTAGTTCGATGGCGAATATTGCTGGTTATCGGGCGGTAATTGAAGCTGCTAATAATTTTGGTCGTTTCTTTACAGGACAAATTACGGCTGCGGGTAAAGTTCCCCCTGCTAAAGTATTGGTAATTGGTGCTGGAGTAGCTGGTTTAGCTGCAATTGGTGCTGCTAGAAGTTTGGGTGCAATTGTACGGGCGTTTGATACTCGTCCTGTTGTGAAGGAACAAGTTGAAAGTTTGGGAGCAGAATTTTTAGAACTTGATTTTGAAGAAGATGGCACAGGGCAAGGTGGTTACGCCAAGATAATGAGTAAAGAATTTATCGAAGCGGAAATGGCTTTATTTGCCGAGCAAGCGCAAGATGTAGATATTATTATTACCACTGCCTTGATCCCTGGTAAACCCGCTCCCAAATTAATTACTACAGACATGGTGGAATCGATGAAGGAAGGTTCTGTCATTGTTGATTTGGCAGCCGAACAAGGGGGTAATTGTGAGGTAACCAAACCAGGCGAAATTTATTCATACAACGGCGTTACTATTGTTGGTTTGACAGATTTACCTAGTCGTATGGCAGCCCAGTCTAGTCAGCTTTATGGGACTAATCTATGGCATCTACTTAAAGATATGGGTGGAGCGAATGATTATAAAGTAGATTATCTAGATGAAGTGGTTCGAGGTGCATTAGTATTGCATGAAGGAAAGATAACTTGGCCACCACCGAAAATTAATAATCCATCCCCGACACCGAATCAAACTGCGACTACAGCAGCTACTACTGTGGCAAATCAAGAAGAAAAACAGTCTTCAGGTCAAGGTTTACTGTGGATTGCGATCGCATCCTTAGCTTTGATTGGCATTGGTGTTGGTGCGCCTGCTTCTTTCTTATCCCATTTCACTGTTTTTGTGCTGGCTTGTTTTGTCGGTTGGCAAATAATTTGGAATGTTACCCCTGCTCTACATACTCCTTTGATGAGTGTTACTAATGCCATTAGCGGGATCATTATTATTGGTGGGATGTTGCAGATTTCTGGCGAGTTGAGTTCCCCCACTACTATTTTAGGCGCGATCGCAATTTTAGTCGGTTCGATCAATATTTCTGGTGGCTTCCTGGTTACTCAAAGAATGTTGAAAATGTTCCAGAAATAG
- the pdhC gene encoding pyruvate dehydrogenase E2 component — protein MIHDIFMPALSSTMTEGKIVEWTKSPGDKVAKGETVVVVESDKADMDVESFNEGYLAVILVEAGQEAPVGNAIALLAETEAEIEEAKQKAASHQGGSSSSATPKSESTPVATPGAVADQAQTTSKTSSNGNGRIVASPRARKLAKEFGVDIKTIQGSGPYGRIVAQDIEQAAGKTPAPTPVASQPVNTPVAPPSVSRPVTPPPTPVSVTPGETVPLNTLQKAVVQNMMVSLQVPTFHVNYTITTDALDQLYKQIKSKGVTMTALLAKAVAVTLAKHPIVNASYSEGAIKYNSEINIAVAVAMEGGGLITPVLRNADKLDIYSLSRSWKDLVDRSRLKQLQPDEYSTGTFTLSNLGMFGVDRFDAILPPGQGSILAIGAARPQVVATEAGLFGVKRQMVVNMTSDHRIIYGSHAALFLQDLAKLIETEPQSLTL, from the coding sequence ATGATTCACGATATATTTATGCCGGCTCTTAGCTCCACCATGACTGAAGGAAAAATTGTTGAATGGACAAAATCGCCAGGAGACAAGGTAGCCAAGGGTGAAACTGTGGTAGTGGTAGAGTCGGATAAAGCCGACATGGATGTAGAATCCTTTAATGAAGGTTATTTAGCGGTTATATTAGTTGAAGCAGGACAAGAAGCACCCGTAGGAAACGCGATCGCTCTTCTCGCAGAAACTGAAGCAGAAATCGAAGAAGCTAAACAAAAAGCTGCTTCCCATCAAGGAGGTTCTAGCTCCTCTGCTACTCCTAAATCAGAATCTACTCCTGTAGCTACTCCTGGTGCTGTTGCCGATCAAGCTCAAACTACTTCAAAAACTTCTAGTAATGGCAATGGCAGAATTGTCGCTTCTCCACGAGCTAGAAAACTAGCTAAAGAATTTGGTGTCGACATCAAAACGATTCAAGGCAGTGGTCCTTACGGTAGAATTGTTGCCCAAGATATCGAACAAGCAGCAGGTAAAACTCCCGCTCCTACTCCAGTGGCATCTCAACCAGTAAACACGCCTGTAGCACCTCCTTCCGTATCTCGTCCCGTTACACCTCCTCCAACACCCGTCAGCGTTACTCCTGGTGAAACTGTACCCCTCAATACTCTCCAAAAAGCTGTGGTACAGAATATGATGGTTAGTTTGCAAGTACCTACCTTCCACGTCAACTACACCATTACTACCGATGCTTTAGACCAACTCTACAAACAAATTAAGTCTAAAGGAGTAACTATGACAGCTTTACTCGCTAAAGCTGTAGCGGTTACTCTAGCAAAACACCCGATAGTTAATGCTAGCTATAGTGAAGGAGCAATTAAATATAATTCAGAAATCAATATTGCTGTTGCAGTAGCAATGGAAGGTGGAGGTTTAATCACACCTGTTTTACGCAATGCAGACAAGCTTGATATTTATTCCCTCTCTCGCAGTTGGAAAGATTTAGTAGACCGTTCTAGACTCAAACAACTACAACCAGATGAATATAGCACTGGTACTTTCACCCTATCTAATTTAGGGATGTTTGGTGTAGACCGCTTCGATGCCATTTTACCCCCAGGACAAGGTTCGATCCTAGCTATTGGTGCTGCTCGTCCCCAAGTAGTAGCTACTGAAGCAGGATTGTTCGGTGTTAAACGCCAAATGGTGGTTAATATGACTAGCGATCATCGTATTATTTATGGCTCACACGCTGCTTTGTTCTTACAGGATTTAGCAAAATTAATTGAAACAGAGCCACAATCTTTAACTCTTTAA
- a CDS encoding peptidase M16 domain protein, giving the protein MSFLSETEATDKIQPIVLPNGITLIAVENQAADVVAGRLFLKNAGSIWESRTQAGLSHLVAAVITKGTEKLSALDIAEQVESVGASLGADVTTDYFLLSIKTVAADFASMLHLLGEIMRSPDFPEVEVELEKKLTIQSIRSQQEQPFNVAFNQLRAMMYGEHPYGVSVLGTEETVTQLNRLHLQQYHQTYFRPDNLIISISGRINPQKTLALVEEVFGDWQVPTHPLVLPTIPPLDSSPTQIVIEQDTQQSIIMLGYLSAAVKNEDYPVLKLLSTYLGNGLSSRLFVELREKRGLAYDVSAFYPTRLEFSSFIAYMGTAPQNTEIALEGLKAEINRLSESQLTEAEVQGAKNKLLGQYALGKQTNGEIAQVYGWYESLGLGLQYDQEFQQQIEKITPERVQQVAQRYLTQPFVCIVGPANMN; this is encoded by the coding sequence ATGTCTTTTTTGTCTGAGACAGAAGCAACTGACAAGATTCAGCCAATTGTTTTACCCAATGGAATCACTTTAATTGCTGTAGAAAATCAAGCTGCCGATGTAGTAGCTGGGCGTTTATTCCTCAAAAACGCTGGTTCAATCTGGGAAAGTCGAACTCAAGCTGGCTTATCTCATCTCGTGGCAGCAGTAATTACCAAAGGCACGGAAAAATTATCTGCTCTTGATATTGCCGAACAAGTAGAATCAGTTGGAGCTAGCCTAGGTGCAGATGTTACTACTGATTATTTTTTACTTTCTATAAAGACTGTGGCAGCCGATTTTGCCTCGATGCTACACTTGCTAGGGGAAATAATGCGATCGCCAGATTTTCCTGAAGTAGAAGTAGAATTAGAAAAAAAATTAACCATTCAAAGTATTCGTTCTCAACAAGAACAGCCTTTCAACGTTGCTTTTAATCAATTACGAGCAATGATGTACGGGGAGCATCCTTATGGAGTATCGGTTTTGGGAACAGAAGAGACTGTAACTCAATTAAATCGCCTTCATCTGCAACAATATCATCAAACCTATTTTCGTCCCGATAATTTAATTATTAGTATTTCAGGTCGCATTAATCCTCAAAAAACACTTGCTTTAGTTGAAGAAGTGTTTGGTGATTGGCAAGTTCCTACTCATCCTTTGGTTTTACCCACGATACCACCATTAGACTCTTCGCCTACTCAAATAGTAATCGAACAAGATACTCAACAATCGATTATTATGTTGGGTTATTTGAGTGCAGCCGTAAAAAATGAAGATTATCCAGTCTTAAAATTACTCAGTACCTATCTGGGCAATGGGCTTTCTAGTCGTCTTTTTGTGGAATTAAGAGAAAAACGAGGTTTAGCTTACGATGTTTCTGCTTTTTATCCTACTCGTTTAGAATTTTCCTCTTTTATCGCTTATATGGGAACTGCACCCCAAAATACTGAAATTGCTCTAGAGGGGTTAAAAGCAGAAATTAACCGTTTAAGTGAAAGTCAACTTACAGAAGCAGAAGTACAAGGAGCAAAAAACAAGTTATTGGGTCAATATGCTTTAGGAAAGCAAACTAATGGTGAAATTGCTCAAGTTTATGGTTGGTATGAAAGTCTGGGTTTAGGTTTACAGTATGACCAAGAATTTCAACAGCAAATTGAAAAAATTACCCCAGAAAGAGTACAGCAAGTTGCCCAGCGTTATTTAACTCAACCCTTTGTTTGTATTGTTGGGCCTGCTAATATGAATTAG
- a CDS encoding mrr restriction system protein, with product MIAYEDKKYGFVGTLNIEFVIDLRIMPIPDYQTIMLPLLKFAGDKQEHSLQEAISYLANQFNLTEAERKELLPSGKQFTFHNRVGWARTYLKKAGLLSSSRRSYFQITLRGIEVLAQNPQVINVNFLAQYDEFIQFRQLNKKNSNNNLVQEDTEKNTPEEILENAYQKLQENLSIEILETIKQCSPEFFESLVVDLLVSMGYGGSRKEAGQAVGHSGDGGIDGIIKEDRLGLDIIYIQAKRWENVVGRPEIQKFAGALQGQRAKKGVFIATSCFTKDAIEYVSRIDTKIILVDGNRLTELMIEHNVGVTSIAKYEVKRIDSDYFTED from the coding sequence TTGATTGCCTATGAAGATAAAAAGTATGGCTTTGTGGGAACTCTAAATATTGAGTTTGTAATTGATTTGAGAATAATGCCTATCCCAGATTATCAAACCATTATGCTTCCTCTTCTTAAATTTGCAGGAGATAAGCAGGAACATTCTTTACAGGAAGCTATTTCTTATCTTGCTAATCAATTTAATTTAACAGAAGCAGAAAGAAAAGAATTATTACCAAGCGGAAAACAATTTACATTTCATAACAGAGTAGGATGGGCGCGTACATATTTAAAAAAGGCAGGATTATTAAGTTCTTCTCGTAGAAGCTACTTTCAAATTACGCTAAGAGGAATTGAAGTATTAGCTCAAAATCCTCAAGTAATTAATGTTAATTTTTTGGCTCAATATGATGAATTTATTCAATTCCGTCAGCTAAATAAGAAAAATAGTAATAATAATCTTGTTCAAGAAGATACAGAAAAAAATACTCCAGAAGAGATTTTAGAAAATGCTTATCAAAAATTACAAGAAAATTTATCTATAGAAATATTAGAAACTATCAAACAATGTTCTCCAGAATTTTTTGAATCTCTTGTTGTTGATTTGTTAGTTAGTATGGGTTATGGTGGTTCAAGAAAAGAAGCTGGTCAAGCTGTAGGGCATTCTGGTGATGGAGGAATTGACGGAATAATTAAAGAAGATAGATTAGGATTAGATATTATTTATATACAAGCAAAACGTTGGGAAAATGTTGTAGGAAGACCAGAAATTCAAAAGTTTGCTGGTGCGCTTCAAGGTCAGAGGGCAAAAAAAGGAGTATTTATTGCTACTTCTTGTTTTACTAAAGATGCTATTGAATATGTATCTAGAATTGACACAAAAATAATTTTAGTTGATGGTAATAGATTAACAGAATTAATGATCGAGCATAATGTTGGTGTTACATCAATTGCTAAGTATGAAGTTAAAAGAATTGATTCTGATTATTTTACAGAAGATTAA
- a CDS encoding putative zinc metalloprotease: MSVLAAIAVLALLIVVHELGHFAAARFQGIHVNRFSIGFGPALLKYQGSETEYAIRAFPLGGYVGFPDDDPDSSIPPDDPNLLRNRPVLDRAIVISAGVIANLIFAYFLLVGQGLTIGFQEVNYQSGVLVPQVVAESDSAAKRAGIQAGDIIVAVDGQTLGASPEALKIVRQTIQDSPNQSLKLTVQRNNQTIPLTVTPELDQAGNGKIGVMLAPNGEVIRRRADNILTAFSAAANEYQRIAQLTAQGFGKLISNFGETADQVAGPVAIVAVGAELARNDLSNLFQFGALISINLAIINILPLPALDGGQLAFLAIEGVRGKPVPGKIQDGIMQTGLVLLLGLGVFLIVRDTVNLTVFQQLFQ; encoded by the coding sequence ATGTCTGTTTTGGCAGCGATCGCAGTTTTGGCGTTATTAATCGTAGTTCATGAATTGGGACACTTTGCAGCAGCAAGGTTTCAAGGAATTCATGTAAATCGTTTTTCGATTGGTTTTGGTCCTGCATTATTAAAATACCAGGGTTCAGAAACAGAATACGCCATTAGAGCCTTTCCTTTAGGAGGATATGTGGGTTTTCCCGATGATGATCCAGATAGCTCTATACCACCTGACGATCCTAATTTACTACGTAATCGTCCAGTTTTAGACAGAGCGATCGTGATCAGTGCTGGAGTGATCGCTAATTTAATTTTTGCGTATTTTCTCTTGGTCGGACAAGGACTAACAATTGGCTTTCAAGAAGTTAATTATCAATCAGGAGTATTAGTTCCTCAAGTAGTTGCAGAAAGCGATTCCGCAGCTAAAAGAGCAGGAATTCAAGCAGGGGATATAATCGTAGCGGTAGATGGTCAAACTTTAGGAGCTTCTCCAGAAGCGTTAAAAATAGTAAGACAAACTATTCAAGATTCTCCTAATCAGTCTTTAAAATTAACAGTTCAAAGAAATAATCAAACTATCCCTTTAACTGTTACACCAGAATTAGACCAAGCTGGCAATGGCAAAATTGGCGTAATGCTTGCACCTAACGGTGAAGTAATTCGTCGTCGTGCCGATAATATTTTAACTGCCTTTAGTGCTGCTGCTAATGAATATCAGAGAATTGCTCAATTAACTGCTCAAGGTTTTGGGAAATTGATTAGCAATTTTGGGGAAACTGCTGACCAAGTAGCTGGACCAGTAGCAATTGTAGCAGTAGGAGCGGAACTTGCTCGCAACGATTTGAGTAATTTATTTCAGTTTGGAGCATTAATTAGTATTAACTTGGCGATTATTAATATTTTGCCTCTTCCTGCCTTAGATGGCGGTCAATTAGCCTTTCTGGCAATTGAAGGAGTCAGAGGAAAACCTGTCCCTGGTAAAATCCAAGATGGTATCATGCAAACTGGTTTAGTTTTACTACTAGGTTTGGGTGTTTTTCTAATCGTGCGCGATACAGTTAATTTAACTGTATTTCAGCAGCTTTTTCAGTAA
- a CDS encoding Proto-chlorophyllide reductase 57 kD subunit, whose translation MGKIMSNNQFDLTDDLSWTAEAKAKLKQIPFFVRSQARQRIEELARAAEVEEVTAEIVEQARAEFGQ comes from the coding sequence ATGGGCAAAATAATGAGTAATAATCAATTTGATTTAACCGATGATTTATCTTGGACAGCAGAAGCCAAAGCTAAACTCAAACAAATTCCTTTTTTTGTTCGTTCTCAAGCTCGTCAACGTATTGAAGAATTAGCTCGTGCTGCTGAAGTTGAAGAAGTTACAGCCGAAATTGTCGAACAAGCTAGAGCAGAATTTGGACAGTAG
- a CDS encoding endonuclease III, which produces MTSITRKLPSKKQRSLEILLLLKRLYPDATCSLHYQTTVQLLVATILSAQCTDERVNQVTPALFAKFPDAPALAAANRAELESLIRSTGFYRNKAKNIQGACQKIVEEFNGQVPQQMEQLLTLPGVARKTANVVLAHGFGINQGVTVDTHVKRLSNRLGLTKNQDPIKIEQDLMKLLPQADWENFSIRIIYHGRAVCKARNPQCQVCELAHLCPSQTKPL; this is translated from the coding sequence ATGACAAGTATCACTCGTAAGTTGCCTAGTAAAAAACAACGCAGTCTAGAGATTTTACTGTTGTTAAAACGTCTTTATCCTGATGCCACTTGTAGTCTTCACTATCAAACTACGGTACAGCTATTAGTGGCTACGATTCTTTCTGCTCAATGCACTGACGAACGAGTTAATCAAGTTACCCCTGCTTTATTTGCTAAATTCCCCGATGCCCCCGCTTTAGCTGCTGCTAACCGAGCAGAATTGGAAAGCTTAATTCGTTCTACGGGTTTCTATCGCAACAAAGCTAAAAATATTCAGGGTGCTTGTCAAAAAATTGTCGAGGAATTTAATGGACAAGTTCCTCAACAAATGGAACAACTTTTAACACTTCCAGGTGTAGCTCGTAAAACGGCTAATGTGGTTTTAGCTCATGGTTTTGGTATTAATCAGGGCGTAACTGTAGATACTCACGTTAAACGTCTTAGCAACCGTCTGGGATTAACTAAAAACCAAGACCCAATTAAAATTGAACAAGATTTGATGAAGCTTTTACCACAAGCAGATTGGGAAAATTTTTCGATTAGAATTATTTATCACGGTAGAGCAGTTTGTAAAGCTCGCAATCCTCAATGTCAGGTTTGTGAACTAGCTCATCTTTGTCCTTCCCAAACCAAACCACTTTAA
- a CDS encoding NAD(P)(+) transhydrogenase: protein MSNNLVTVAYIAASALFILSLGGLSNQESARRGNLYGIAGMAIAFIATALSSQVTGYTTLIGAIVPGAIIGSILAARVAMTSMPELVAILHSFVGLAAVLVGVANYLQPESSLIGVEATIHQIEIYLGVFIGAVTFTGSIIAFGKLRGLIGSKPLLLPARHLLNIAMLVGCIVLGVQFMTVANGLQPLLIMTVIACVLGIHLVMAIGGADMPVVISMLNSYSGWAAAAAGFMLSNDLLIITGALVGSSGAILSYIMCKAMNRSFISVILGGFGEGAGTSTQTSQAPQGEANATTVEETAELLSNAKSVIIVPGYGMAVAQAQHAVSDITNILRKRGTKVRFGIHPVAGRMPGHMNVLLAEAKVPYDIVLEMDEINEDFPDTDVVLVIGANDTVNPSAMEDPNSPIAGMPVMEVWKSETAIVMKRSLASGYAGVDNPLFYKDNSLMLFGDAKQNVSAILSKLSESNNQQKVTKELVVV, encoded by the coding sequence ATGTCAAACAATCTAGTTACAGTTGCATATATTGCAGCGAGTGCCTTGTTTATTCTCAGTCTGGGAGGTTTATCCAATCAGGAATCTGCTCGCAGAGGTAATCTCTATGGGATTGCAGGAATGGCGATCGCATTTATAGCTACGGCTTTGAGTTCTCAAGTTACAGGTTACACTACTTTAATTGGCGCGATCGTTCCTGGCGCAATTATTGGTTCAATTTTAGCTGCTAGAGTAGCAATGACTTCTATGCCTGAATTGGTAGCAATTCTCCATAGTTTTGTGGGTTTAGCTGCCGTCTTAGTTGGAGTTGCTAATTATTTACAACCAGAGTCATCTTTAATCGGTGTAGAAGCCACTATTCATCAAATCGAAATTTATCTAGGTGTATTTATTGGGGCGGTTACTTTTACTGGTTCAATTATTGCCTTTGGTAAATTAAGAGGTTTAATTGGTTCTAAACCCTTATTATTGCCAGCCCGTCATTTGCTTAATATTGCCATGCTAGTTGGTTGTATTGTTTTAGGCGTGCAGTTTATGACTGTGGCTAATGGCTTACAACCTCTATTAATTATGACGGTCATTGCCTGTGTTTTAGGAATTCACTTGGTTATGGCAATTGGTGGTGCCGATATGCCCGTAGTTATTTCCATGCTGAATAGCTATTCAGGTTGGGCTGCTGCTGCTGCTGGTTTTATGCTTTCTAACGATTTACTCATTATTACTGGTGCTTTAGTTGGTAGCAGTGGCGCGATCCTCAGCTACATTATGTGTAAAGCGATGAACCGCTCTTTTATCAGTGTTATTTTGGGTGGTTTTGGTGAAGGTGCAGGTACATCTACTCAAACCAGTCAAGCTCCTCAAGGCGAAGCTAATGCTACGACAGTAGAAGAAACTGCTGAATTACTCAGCAATGCTAAAAGCGTAATTATTGTTCCTGGTTATGGGATGGCGGTAGCTCAAGCTCAACACGCAGTATCAGATATTACCAACATCTTACGCAAGCGCGGTACTAAAGTTCGGTTTGGAATCCATCCTGTAGCTGGAAGAATGCCTGGACACATGAATGTACTTTTAGCCGAGGCAAAAGTTCCCTATGATATCGTTTTAGAAATGGACGAGATCAATGAAGACTTTCCCGATACAGATGTAGTTTTGGTTATTGGTGCTAACGATACAGTTAATCCTAGCGCAATGGAAGACCCCAACAGCCCTATTGCAGGAATGCCTGTGATGGAAGTTTGGAAATCTGAAACAGCGATAGTGATGAAGCGGAGTTTGGCAAGTGGTTATGCAGGCGTAGACAATCCCTTATTCTACAAAGACAATAGTTTGATGCTATTTGGTGATGCCAAACAAAATGTTAGTGCAATTTTGAGTAAATTATCCGAAAGTAATAATCAACAAAAAGTGACTAAAGAGTTAGTTGTTGTTTAA